The following coding sequences lie in one Bacteroidales bacterium genomic window:
- the mreC gene encoding rod shape-determining protein MreC, with amino-acid sequence MRPLLNFLIKYYYFFLFILLEVLAVYLIARNNYYPQSVFISSANAFSGKVYNSYNNITNYLSLKSTNKLLAEENAVLLTKQISSFRKTTNKTFVVNDTLYQQQYEYTSAEVISNTVTRANNYLTLNKGLKQGIRKDMGVITSLGVVGIVKDVSTNFSTVTSLLHSQSKISAKIKKNDYVGTITWEEKNHRIAMLNDIPTHVTIKPGDTIITSGYSLIFPEGINIGTILYSQKDQGSNFYKITIRLFADFNNLSYVYVVKSLMREELQNLKAKTQNDETDF; translated from the coding sequence ATGCGACCACTATTAAACTTTTTAATTAAGTACTATTATTTCTTTCTTTTTATTTTACTGGAAGTATTGGCAGTTTATCTTATTGCAAGAAACAACTATTATCCTCAATCTGTTTTCATTTCCTCAGCAAATGCTTTCTCAGGTAAAGTTTACAATTCCTATAATAATATCACAAACTATCTTTCATTAAAAAGCACGAATAAACTACTTGCTGAAGAAAACGCTGTTCTTCTAACAAAACAAATTAGTTCATTCAGGAAAACCACTAATAAAACCTTCGTGGTAAACGACACTCTTTATCAGCAACAATATGAATATACAAGCGCTGAAGTGATATCCAATACAGTAACAAGAGCAAATAATTACCTTACTTTGAACAAAGGATTAAAACAAGGAATAAGAAAAGACATGGGTGTGATAACTTCTTTAGGAGTTGTGGGCATTGTAAAGGATGTTTCTACGAATTTCTCAACGGTTACTTCCCTTCTCCATTCACAATCAAAAATATCCGCCAAAATCAAAAAAAACGATTATGTTGGCACTATTACATGGGAAGAAAAAAATCACAGAATAGCTATGCTTAATGATATTCCGACCCATGTTACCATCAAGCCCGGTGACACCATTATTACCAGTGGATATTCGCTGATATTTCCTGAAGGAATAAATATTGGAACGATTTTATATTCCCAAAAAGACCAAGGAAGTAACTTTTATAAAATTACCATTCGCCTTTTCGCTGATTTCAATAACTTGTCGTATGTATATGTTGTAAAATCATTAATGAGAGAAGAATTGCAAAACCTTAAAGCTAAAACGCAAAATGACGAAACTGATTTTTAA
- a CDS encoding rod shape-determining protein, producing the protein MGLLSLFTKEIAIDLGTANTIIIHNDKIVVEEPSIIAVNLLTGKTEAVGKKAQMMHGKTHQNIRTIRPLRDGVIADFHSAEIMIKEFIKMLSPKRSLFPPALKMVISIPSGITEVEERAVRDSAEQAGAKDVRLIHEPMAAAIGIGIDVLEPNGNMVIDIGGGTSEIAVIALGGIVNNKSIRVAGDDFNADIEEYVRKQHNINIGERTAETVKIEVGAALPDIDNPPPDFPVHGRDMLTGIPKEIMVNSAEISHALDKSITKIETAVLNALEMTPPELSADIYRTGIYLAGGGALLRGLDKRLHLKTKLTVHVAEDPLKAVARGSAIALKNFDKFPFLIK; encoded by the coding sequence ATGGGATTATTATCTCTTTTTACAAAAGAAATTGCAATTGACCTGGGAACAGCCAACACCATCATCATTCACAATGATAAAATCGTTGTGGAAGAGCCGTCCATCATTGCTGTTAACCTGCTTACCGGGAAAACTGAAGCTGTTGGGAAAAAGGCACAAATGATGCATGGAAAAACACATCAAAACATTCGTACAATAAGGCCTTTGCGTGATGGTGTGATCGCCGATTTTCATTCTGCAGAAATCATGATTAAGGAATTTATTAAAATGCTCAGCCCAAAAAGGTCATTATTTCCTCCGGCATTAAAAATGGTTATAAGCATTCCATCAGGAATTACCGAAGTGGAAGAACGCGCCGTCAGGGATTCTGCCGAACAGGCGGGTGCAAAAGATGTAAGGTTAATACATGAACCCATGGCTGCTGCGATAGGTATTGGAATTGATGTGCTGGAACCTAATGGAAATATGGTTATTGACATAGGTGGTGGTACAAGCGAAATAGCCGTTATTGCTCTCGGAGGAATTGTAAATAATAAATCAATACGTGTGGCCGGCGATGATTTTAATGCCGATATTGAAGAATATGTGCGTAAACAACATAATATTAATATTGGAGAGCGCACGGCAGAAACTGTAAAAATTGAAGTAGGCGCCGCACTTCCTGATATTGATAATCCCCCCCCGGATTTTCCTGTTCACGGGCGTGACATGCTGACCGGAATCCCAAAAGAAATAATGGTTAATTCTGCCGAAATTTCTCATGCATTAGATAAATCAATCACCAAAATAGAAACAGCCGTACTAAATGCTCTTGAAATGACACCTCCGGAACTTTCGGCTGATATTTATCGCACAGGAATTTATCTCGCAGGAGGCGGGGCTTTGTTACGGGGTCTCGACAAACGCCTGCATCTTAAAACCAAACTTACAGTTCATGTTGCCGAAGACCCGTTGAAAGCTGTTGCCCGTGGTTCTGCTATCGCATTGAAAAATTTCGATAAGTTTCCATTCCTAATTAAATAG
- the purH gene encoding bifunctional phosphoribosylaminoimidazolecarboxamide formyltransferase/IMP cyclohydrolase — protein MKKITSALISVYHKAGLDNIIKILTKSGITIYSTGGTLDYIRKFCPDAIAVETLTGFPSLFGGRVKTLHPKVFGGILFQRDDEQDIKHAEDFNIPPIDIVIVDLYPFEKTLASRASKNEIIENIDIGGISLIRAAAKNYKDVVVISSSEQYSKLEQLLTEKNCHTELEDRKYFAAQAFHTSSHYDTVIFNYFNADKIISTFNQNHTNSIKLRYGENPHQQGVFYGNISEVFEQLHGKEISYNNLVDINAAINLLNDFQETTFAILKHTNACGVSSRENLTDAWKKALAGDPASAFGGVLATNRIIHAETAEEINKIFFEVLIAPDYHPQALEILFQKKNRIILKLKNLSFPSKQYKSLLNGVIEQDKDDKVETTDDLKVVTNTSPLPHELDDLLFANKIAKHTKSNTIVLAKNRQLLGNGTGQTSRVDALRQAIIKAKEFDKDLQGAVMASDAFFPFADCVEIAHKEGIRAVIQPGGSVRDSESIEYCNKNSISMVFTGIRHFKH, from the coding sequence ATGAAGAAAATTACCAGCGCACTAATTTCTGTTTACCATAAGGCCGGCCTTGACAATATTATAAAAATTCTCACGAAATCAGGCATTACAATATACTCCACCGGAGGTACGCTTGACTACATTAGAAAATTTTGCCCGGATGCTATTGCAGTTGAAACATTAACCGGATTCCCGTCACTTTTCGGTGGAAGAGTGAAAACATTACATCCCAAAGTCTTCGGTGGAATACTTTTTCAACGTGATGATGAACAAGACATAAAACATGCTGAGGATTTCAACATACCTCCTATTGACATTGTTATTGTTGATTTGTATCCTTTTGAAAAAACACTTGCCTCGAGAGCTTCCAAAAATGAAATTATCGAAAATATTGATATTGGGGGAATTTCGCTGATACGTGCCGCAGCAAAAAATTATAAGGATGTGGTGGTAATATCATCATCAGAGCAATACAGCAAGTTAGAACAACTTTTGACAGAGAAAAACTGTCACACAGAGTTAGAGGATAGAAAATACTTTGCCGCACAAGCTTTTCATACTTCATCACATTACGATACAGTTATTTTTAACTACTTCAACGCGGATAAAATCATTTCTACATTTAATCAAAATCATACAAATTCTATTAAACTCCGGTATGGAGAAAACCCGCATCAACAGGGTGTTTTCTATGGCAACATCAGCGAAGTGTTCGAACAGCTCCACGGCAAAGAAATTTCATATAACAATCTTGTAGATATTAATGCCGCTATAAACCTTTTAAACGATTTTCAGGAAACTACTTTTGCCATACTTAAACATACAAATGCTTGCGGCGTTTCCAGCCGTGAAAATCTCACAGATGCTTGGAAAAAAGCCCTTGCCGGCGACCCTGCTTCTGCCTTTGGAGGCGTATTGGCCACAAACCGAATTATTCATGCAGAAACTGCCGAAGAAATAAACAAGATATTCTTTGAAGTGCTGATTGCTCCTGATTACCATCCTCAGGCACTTGAAATATTATTTCAGAAAAAAAACCGTATTATTTTAAAACTTAAAAACTTATCGTTTCCTTCAAAACAATATAAATCTCTTTTAAATGGTGTTATTGAACAAGATAAAGATGACAAGGTTGAAACCACAGATGACCTCAAAGTGGTAACGAATACATCTCCATTACCTCATGAGTTAGATGATTTACTTTTTGCCAATAAAATAGCAAAGCATACCAAGTCAAATACGATTGTTTTGGCAAAAAACCGTCAGCTTTTAGGGAACGGAACCGGGCAAACATCCAGGGTGGATGCTCTGCGGCAAGCCATAATCAAAGCAAAGGAATTTGATAAAGATTTACAAGGTGCTGTTATGGCTTCCGATGCTTTCTTTCCTTTTGCTGATTGTGTGGAAATAGCCCACAAAGAAGGTATTCGTGCTGTGATACAACCTGGTGGCTCCGTAAGAGATTCAGAGTCCATTGAGTATTGTAATAAAAACTCCATTTCAATGGTATTTACGGGAATTAGACATTTTAAACATTAA
- a CDS encoding ABC transporter permease yields MILFLKLLRESYLFAIQSVVANKLRTSLSLLGITIGIFAVITVFTIVDSMEITIRKGIESLGNNVLFIEKWPWSFGEDYPWWKYLNRPIAKYNEMPELLKRSSTIEAATFMINTSETIKHLDRSIDNISVSCVSHDYEKVFKVDLSDGRYFTPMESAGGKNVVIIGSTVAENLFDTKEAVGRDIKIFGRKLEVIGVFKKEGKDLFGNTSDNQVMMSYNFARSVINVNNEMFNPMLVIKSKAAYSNAEVINEVTGIMRSIRKLKPGAENNFAINETDILTKGFDSIFSVLSIAGWLIGGFSLLVGGFGIANIMFVSVKERTNIIGIQKSLGAKSYFILFEFLFEAIILCIVGGLLGLLLVYLGTLIVSGVFDMELIITAGNIILGITVSLFIGIISGYIPAHMASKLDPVVAIRAGN; encoded by the coding sequence ATGATACTTTTTCTAAAATTGCTTCGTGAGAGCTATTTGTTTGCAATTCAATCAGTTGTTGCAAATAAGCTACGCACATCCTTATCTTTACTTGGGATTACAATAGGAATTTTTGCCGTAATAACGGTATTTACCATTGTGGACTCTATGGAAATAACAATTCGCAAAGGCATTGAGTCGCTTGGTAATAATGTACTGTTTATTGAAAAATGGCCATGGTCTTTTGGAGAAGATTATCCCTGGTGGAAATATTTAAATCGCCCTATAGCAAAATACAATGAAATGCCAGAGTTGCTCAAGAGAAGCAGTACTATTGAAGCGGCAACATTCATGATAAACACTTCAGAAACCATAAAACATCTTGACAGAAGCATTGATAATATATCTGTTTCTTGTGTTTCTCATGATTACGAAAAAGTATTTAAAGTTGACTTGTCAGATGGCCGGTATTTCACTCCTATGGAGTCAGCTGGTGGAAAAAATGTTGTCATTATTGGTAGCACTGTTGCCGAAAATCTTTTTGATACTAAGGAAGCTGTTGGAAGAGATATCAAGATATTTGGCCGCAAACTCGAAGTCATTGGAGTATTTAAAAAAGAAGGCAAAGACTTATTTGGCAATACTTCTGACAATCAGGTGATGATGTCATATAATTTTGCCAGAAGTGTAATAAATGTTAATAATGAGATGTTCAACCCTATGCTGGTTATTAAGTCAAAGGCGGCATACAGTAATGCGGAGGTTATCAATGAAGTTACAGGGATCATGCGCTCAATACGAAAATTAAAGCCCGGGGCGGAAAATAACTTTGCTATAAATGAAACAGATATCCTGACCAAAGGTTTCGACAGTATTTTTAGCGTGTTGTCAATTGCCGGGTGGCTCATTGGGGGCTTTTCACTTCTGGTTGGCGGTTTCGGAATTGCCAATATTATGTTTGTTTCAGTAAAAGAACGTACCAACATAATTGGGATTCAAAAATCACTGGGCGCAAAAAGCTATTTCATCCTTTTCGAATTTTTATTTGAAGCTATTATTCTTTGCATTGTTGGCGGTTTACTGGGGTTGTTGCTTGTTTATTTAGGCACATTGATAGTATCGGGAGTGTTTGATATGGAGCTAATCATTACAGCGGGGAACATTATTCTTGGAATTACCGTGTCGTTGTTTATTGGAATAATTTCAGGATATATTCCTGCACATATGGCTTCAAAACTTGACCCTGTAGTGGCAATCCGTGCAGGCAACTAA
- a CDS encoding FtsX-like permease family protein gives MNLYFYIARRYLFAKKTHNIINIISAISVGGVTIGTAALIIVLSVFNGFEGLVVGMFNSFNPDLKVSPLKGKTFQEKEIDFKKIYQVSNVSHITKVIEENALIKYHEKQYIASIKAVSEDFHQTSRIDSMIVSGDAALEYAGKYYALVGQGIAYYLGLSLNDYDNPLSIYVPRHLEGNQIDPLEAFNSQFIQPSGIFSIQQEYDQKYVIVPLRFARTLLEYDNELSALEIKIKNINYLKNTVKELESIFGNNFTVKDRYQQEELLFKIMKSEKLIVFLILSFILLIATFNVIGSLSMLILDKKKDISVLKSMGASKQTIRNIFFTEGMMITLFGGLLGMLLGGMVCWLQLQFGFIKMNTGATFIIEAYPVKILFQDFLYVLLIVLVIGFFAAWYPVKYISKKHLEARLA, from the coding sequence TTGAATTTATATTTTTACATAGCACGAAGGTATCTATTTGCAAAAAAAACGCATAACATTATCAATATTATATCAGCTATTTCCGTTGGAGGTGTTACTATTGGTACGGCAGCACTGATTATTGTTTTATCTGTTTTTAATGGTTTTGAGGGCTTAGTGGTAGGAATGTTTAATTCATTCAATCCCGACCTGAAAGTATCTCCGTTAAAAGGAAAAACATTTCAGGAGAAAGAAATTGATTTTAAAAAAATATATCAAGTTAGCAATGTAAGCCATATTACAAAAGTAATTGAGGAAAATGCTCTGATAAAATATCACGAGAAACAATACATTGCCTCAATCAAAGCTGTCAGTGAAGATTTTCACCAAACTAGCCGGATTGATTCCATGATAGTTTCCGGAGATGCCGCGCTGGAATATGCCGGAAAATACTATGCTTTGGTAGGACAAGGGATTGCTTATTATTTGGGGTTAAGCCTGAATGACTATGACAATCCTTTATCAATATATGTTCCACGGCATTTGGAGGGTAATCAAATTGACCCCCTGGAAGCGTTTAATTCACAATTTATTCAGCCCTCAGGAATTTTTTCCATACAACAGGAATATGACCAAAAATATGTAATCGTGCCGCTGCGTTTTGCCAGAACACTGCTCGAATATGACAATGAGCTCAGCGCACTTGAAATTAAGATTAAGAATATTAATTATTTAAAAAATACTGTAAAAGAACTGGAAAGTATTTTTGGAAATAACTTTACTGTTAAAGATCGATATCAACAGGAAGAGTTACTTTTTAAAATAATGAAATCAGAAAAGTTAATAGTTTTTCTAATATTGTCATTCATTCTTCTAATAGCAACCTTTAATGTTATCGGTTCATTGAGCATGCTGATACTTGACAAGAAAAAAGACATCTCTGTGCTTAAAAGTATGGGTGCGAGTAAACAAACAATACGAAATATTTTTTTCACAGAGGGAATGATGATTACACTCTTTGGAGGGTTGTTAGGGATGTTACTAGGCGGAATGGTTTGCTGGCTTCAGCTGCAATTTGGGTTCATCAAAATGAATACCGGAGCTACTTTTATAATTGAAGCTTATCCTGTTAAAATCCTTTTTCAGGATTTTTTGTATGTGCTGTTGATTGTTTTAGTTATTGGTTTTTTTGCTGCCTGGTATCCTGTCAAATACATATCGAAAAAACATCTGGAAGCAAGGCTGGCTTAA
- the rbfA gene encoding 30S ribosome-binding factor RbfA: MDNIRLNKVSRLLQKELAEIFQLEAKKIATNVMITVTAVKITKDMSMAKVFLSLFGIKDKPALFITLKANTKEIRHSLGMRVKNQLRILPELEFIHDDSLDYIDHIDELLKK; encoded by the coding sequence ATGGACAACATACGATTAAATAAGGTGTCGCGCCTGCTTCAAAAAGAACTGGCCGAAATATTTCAGCTTGAAGCAAAAAAAATTGCCACAAATGTCATGATAACAGTTACTGCCGTTAAAATAACCAAGGACATGTCGATGGCAAAGGTTTTCCTCAGTCTTTTTGGCATCAAAGACAAACCCGCATTATTTATTACCCTTAAAGCAAATACCAAAGAGATAAGGCATTCTCTTGGCATGCGTGTAAAAAACCAGTTACGGATTTTACCGGAGCTTGAATTTATTCATGATGACTCGCTGGATTATATTGACCATATCGATGAACTCCTGAAGAAATAA
- a CDS encoding DUF2846 domain-containing protein gives MKKFLLLLISFFFLNTLNAQDFIIMKNGDEIKAKVQEVGVWEVKYKFFDNPDGPLYTILKSDIFMIKYENGSKEVFTAENVTQSKDVTVIPPVSQQKPRVIIYRVNSPKGVTVVYDVYVETKLLTKVSNNTYFETEMNPGMVTFSAMTEPPKVTVSMNLEAGKTYYIKCGIATGWFVGRPTLEFVSETTGAYETEKMRK, from the coding sequence ATGAAAAAGTTTCTTTTATTACTTATCAGTTTCTTTTTTTTGAATACCCTTAATGCGCAAGATTTTATTATCATGAAAAACGGTGATGAAATCAAAGCGAAAGTTCAGGAAGTTGGAGTTTGGGAGGTAAAATATAAATTTTTTGATAATCCTGACGGCCCGCTTTATACTATTTTAAAATCGGATATTTTTATGATAAAATATGAAAACGGTTCAAAAGAAGTTTTTACAGCAGAGAATGTTACGCAGTCCAAAGACGTTACTGTTATTCCACCGGTTTCCCAACAAAAACCCAGAGTAATTATTTATCGGGTAAATTCACCAAAGGGAGTAACAGTTGTTTATGATGTTTATGTAGAAACAAAACTCTTAACAAAAGTTTCAAATAACACCTATTTTGAAACTGAAATGAATCCGGGTATGGTTACTTTTTCAGCAATGACAGAGCCTCCGAAAGTAACGGTCAGTATGAATCTGGAAGCCGGTAAAACATATTATATAAAATGTGGTATTGCAACGGGATGGTTTGTTGGCAGGCCGACACTGGAGTTTGTTTCGGAAACAACGGGTGCTTATGAAACAGAAAAAATGAGAAAATAA
- the moaC gene encoding cyclic pyranopterin monophosphate synthase MoaC: MPKLSHTNKAGKANMVDVGHKPLQIRLAMASGKILLQKETLKLIKENEIKKGDVLTLAEVAGIQAAKQNAQLIPLCHPLMLTKVEVKCAILKDGIEAKSMVKCIGQTGVEMEALTAVSIALLTIYDMCKAVDKKMIITDIRLLSKEKKDIP; encoded by the coding sequence ATGCCAAAATTATCACACACAAATAAAGCGGGCAAAGCCAACATGGTGGATGTGGGGCATAAACCTCTCCAGATAAGACTCGCCATGGCAAGCGGAAAGATATTGCTTCAGAAAGAAACATTGAAGCTAATAAAAGAAAATGAAATAAAAAAAGGCGATGTGCTCACATTAGCAGAAGTAGCCGGCATACAGGCCGCCAAACAGAACGCGCAACTGATACCACTTTGCCACCCGCTGATGCTGACTAAAGTTGAAGTGAAATGCGCTATACTTAAAGATGGAATTGAAGCGAAAAGTATGGTGAAATGTATTGGCCAAACCGGCGTGGAAATGGAAGCGCTGACAGCCGTTAGTATTGCCCTGCTAACAATTTATGATATGTGTAAGGCTGTCGATAAGAAAATGATTATCACAGATATTAGGTTACTCAGTAAAGAAAAAAAAGATATTCCTTAA
- the mtnP gene encoding S-methyl-5'-thioadenosine phosphorylase produces the protein MKIAIIGGSGLEKLDIFKNSAEHIVETVYGKPSSALIEGSILDVPVVFLSRHGNEHTITPTHVNNRANIQALKQIGCTHIIVTTACGSLREEIGRGDLVILDQFIDFTRFRNNTFHDSFKPQNPIHTAMAEAFSEELRRQIIKAADELKLKYHSRGTVVTIEGPRFSTRAESNMFRQWGADVINMSTAPECMLANEAGMPYAAIALSTDYDCWKTDEDPVSWEAVLAVFRKNVENVTRLLVKIIENFKVIC, from the coding sequence ATGAAAATAGCTATCATAGGAGGCTCAGGCCTCGAAAAACTGGATATATTTAAAAATTCAGCTGAACACATTGTTGAGACGGTTTATGGCAAACCAAGTTCAGCATTGATTGAAGGTAGTATTCTGGATGTTCCTGTTGTATTTTTATCAAGGCATGGCAATGAGCATACAATTACTCCCACTCATGTAAATAATCGCGCTAATATCCAAGCATTAAAACAAATAGGTTGCACACACATTATCGTTACGACTGCTTGTGGCAGCCTGCGCGAAGAAATTGGTAGGGGAGATTTGGTAATTCTTGACCAGTTTATTGATTTCACAAGATTTCGCAATAATACTTTTCACGATTCATTTAAACCGCAAAACCCCATACATACAGCTATGGCCGAAGCCTTTTCAGAGGAACTCCGCCGGCAGATAATAAAAGCTGCTGACGAACTGAAGCTGAAATATCATTCGAGGGGAACAGTAGTCACTATTGAAGGACCGCGTTTTTCAACACGTGCCGAATCGAACATGTTTCGACAGTGGGGTGCGGATGTGATAAACATGAGTACCGCGCCGGAATGTATGCTTGCCAACGAAGCCGGTATGCCTTATGCAGCTATTGCCTTAAGCACCGATTATGACTGCTGGAAGACCGACGAAGACCCCGTAAGCTGGGAAGCCGTGCTGGCCGTGTTCCGGAAAAATGTTGAAAATGTTACACGTTTACTTGTAAAGATAATTGAAAACTTTAAAGTAATTTGCTGA
- the eno gene encoding phosphopyruvate hydratase codes for MSRITNILARQILDSRGNPTIEVDVLTETGIIGTAAVPSGASTGSHEAIELRDGDKKSYHGKGVLKAVQNVNKTIAEELKGMFVTEQSLLDKTMIDIDGTPNKASLGANAILGVSLACAKAAAQLSGQSLYRYIGGIDAHILPIPMMNILNGGSHADNSVDFQEFMIMPVGADNFADAIRMGTEIFHKLKEVLKKANYSTNVGDEGGFAPNLKSNEEALQFIMKAIEQANYKPGEDVYIALDPAASEYFDTKENLYHLKKSSGDKLTPAEMVDFWKDWVSRYPIISIEDGMAEDDWKGWALMTKTIGNKIQLVGDDLFVTNTERLQEGIDKKVANSILIKVNQIGTLTETINAVKLAYNNGYTAVISHRSGETEDTTIADLAVALNTGMIKTGSACRTERICKYNQLLRIEENLYGAGKYLGKDFKFINKG; via the coding sequence ATGAGCAGAATAACCAATATCTTAGCCCGCCAAATTCTTGATTCAAGAGGAAACCCTACTATCGAAGTTGATGTACTTACCGAAACAGGAATAATTGGTACTGCAGCCGTGCCTTCTGGGGCATCAACCGGTAGCCATGAAGCTATTGAGTTGCGTGATGGTGATAAAAAATCATATCACGGCAAAGGAGTATTAAAAGCCGTCCAAAATGTTAATAAAACTATTGCAGAGGAACTGAAAGGAATGTTTGTTACCGAGCAAAGTCTTCTCGATAAAACCATGATAGATATTGACGGTACTCCAAATAAAGCAAGCCTTGGAGCAAATGCTATTTTAGGAGTATCACTTGCATGCGCCAAAGCAGCAGCTCAGTTGTCAGGGCAATCACTTTACAGATACATTGGGGGTATTGATGCTCATATACTCCCCATACCAATGATGAATATTTTGAATGGAGGTTCTCATGCCGATAACAGTGTTGATTTTCAGGAATTTATGATTATGCCTGTTGGAGCTGATAATTTTGCTGATGCTATCCGAATGGGCACTGAGATTTTCCATAAACTTAAAGAAGTGCTCAAAAAAGCCAATTATTCAACCAATGTTGGAGATGAAGGTGGCTTTGCCCCCAACCTGAAATCGAATGAAGAAGCCTTGCAGTTCATAATGAAAGCTATTGAACAAGCTAATTACAAACCGGGCGAAGATGTATATATCGCTCTTGACCCCGCAGCATCTGAATATTTTGATACCAAAGAAAATTTGTACCACCTAAAAAAATCATCAGGAGATAAACTTACCCCTGCCGAAATGGTTGATTTCTGGAAGGACTGGGTATCAAGATATCCCATTATTTCTATAGAAGACGGCATGGCTGAAGACGACTGGAAAGGCTGGGCCTTAATGACCAAAACCATAGGAAATAAAATACAACTTGTGGGTGATGACCTTTTTGTTACGAATACCGAAAGGTTACAAGAAGGTATTGATAAAAAAGTTGCCAATTCAATACTTATCAAAGTGAATCAGATAGGCACGCTTACCGAGACAATAAATGCTGTTAAACTGGCATATAATAACGGGTACACTGCCGTGATAAGTCATCGTTCAGGTGAAACCGAAGATACCACCATAGCTGACCTTGCCGTTGCACTCAATACAGGTATGATAAAAACAGGCTCTGCCTGTCGAACAGAACGTATCTGTAAATACAATCAACTTTTACGTATTGAGGAAAATCTTTACGGCGCCGGCAAATATTTAGGAAAAGATTTTAAGTTCATAAATAAGGGTTAA
- the rplQ gene encoding 50S ribosomal protein L17 yields the protein MRHNRTINHLGRKAEHRDAMLSNMASSLIKHKRITTTIAKAKALRKYVEPLITKSKEDNVASRRIVFSYLGDKEAVKELFREVSQKIADRPGGYTRILKTGKRLGDQADMCIIELVDYNELMLGEKETKATKTGRRRRGSGKKTIAEKTEKKSPEKQIQEKTKEIVDKKEDEKIDISDKKNEDIIDEVKTAETSENKPESTENNKETETTPPTEEEK from the coding sequence ATGAGACACAACAGAACTATCAATCATTTAGGAAGAAAAGCTGAGCATAGAGATGCCATGTTATCCAATATGGCTTCTTCGCTTATAAAACACAAACGAATCACCACTACTATCGCTAAAGCAAAGGCGCTGAGAAAATACGTGGAACCTTTGATTACCAAGTCAAAAGAAGATAATGTGGCTTCTCGCAGAATTGTTTTCAGTTATTTGGGAGACAAAGAAGCCGTAAAAGAACTTTTCAGAGAAGTATCACAAAAAATTGCCGACCGTCCCGGCGGATATACACGCATACTGAAAACCGGCAAACGACTTGGTGACCAAGCCGATATGTGCATTATTGAGCTTGTGGATTATAACGAACTGATGTTAGGAGAAAAAGAAACAAAAGCTACCAAGACAGGAAGAAGGCGTCGCGGTTCCGGTAAAAAAACCATCGCTGAAAAAACTGAAAAGAAATCACCGGAAAAGCAGATACAAGAAAAGACAAAAGAAATTGTTGATAAAAAAGAAGATGAGAAAATTGATATTTCCGATAAAAAAAACGAAGATATCATTGACGAAGTAAAAACAGCAGAGACTTCAGAAAACAAACCCGAATCAACTGAAAATAATAAAGAAACAGAAACAACGCCCCCTACTGAAGAGGAAAAATAA